Proteins found in one Quercus robur chromosome 2, dhQueRobu3.1, whole genome shotgun sequence genomic segment:
- the LOC126714885 gene encoding L-aspartate oxidase 2-a, chloroplastic isoform X1 has translation MTTCIPAGSGNLHCSVAPCRGQDYRKTSWVSGVAFNRCIQKELLWSCGVSKFLQTQRCNYSKFPFSENWKSLRTVTSSCLREGSTKYFDFAVIGSGVAGLRYALEVARHGSVAVITKAEPHESNTNYAQGGVSAVLCPSDSVESHMHDTIVAGAYLCDEETVRIVCTEGPDRIRELIAMGASFDHGEDGKLHLTREGGHSHHRIVHAADMTGREIERALLEAVVYDPNIHVFEHHFAIDLLTCQDGSDTVCLGVDTMNTETQEVIRFISKVTLLASGGVGHIYPSTTNPLVATGDGMAIAHRAQAVISNMEFVQFHPTALADEGLPVKPSKSRENAFLITEAVRGDGGILYNLSMERFMPSYDERAELAPRDVVARSIDDQLKKRNEKYVLLDISHKPRKKILSHFPNIAAECLQYGLDITCQPIPVVPAAHYMCGGVRAGLQGETNVQGLYVAGEVACTGLHGANRLASNSLLEALVFARRAVRPSIDHMKSSKHDLGTSNWWSRPVVPFSLGSEAMDKILLMTRKVRRELQSIMWECVGIIRSTTRLQFAEQKIGELEAKWEEYLFQQGWEPTMVGLEACEMRNLFCCAKLVVSSALARHESRGLHYTIDFPNLEESKRLPTVILPGSSVKGTWSSRQLHKQPL, from the exons ATGACAACTTGTATACCTGCTGGAAGTGGCAACTTGCATTGTAGTGTGGCACCATGCAGGGGACAAGATTATAGAAAAACTTCTTGGGTTTCCGGTGTAGCATTCAACCGATGCATACAGAAAGAGCTCTTGTG GTCATGTGGAGTATCAAAGTTCTTGCAGACCCAAAGATGTAATTATTCCAAATTTCCATTTAGTGAGAACTGGAAGTCTCTTAGAACTGTCACTTCATCATGCTTGAGAGAGGGTTCCACgaagtattttgattttgctgTCATTGGCAGTGGAGTTGCTGGCCTTCGCTATGCTCTTGAAGTTGCAAGGCATGGGTCTGTTGCTGTGATTACAAAGGCTGAGCCTCATGAGAGCAACACAAACTATGCTCAGGGTGGAGTTAGTGCTGTGCTATGCCCTTCGGACTCAGTGGAGAGTCACATGCATGACACCATTGTAGCAGGGGCTTATCTATGTGATGAGGAGACTGTCAGG ATTGTTTGTACAGAAGGACCTGACAGAATTAGAGAACTAATTGCAATGGGTGCCTCATTTGATCAtggggaggatggaaaattgcATCTAACAAGGGAGGGGGGACACTCTCATCACAGAATTGTTCATGCTGCTGATATGACCGGAAGGGAAATTGAGCGGGCTTTATTGGAGGCAGTTGTTTATGATCCAAATATTCATGTGTTTGAACACCATTTTGCAATTGATTTGCTAACTTGCCAG GATGGTTCTGACACAGTATGTCTTGGTGTTGACACAATGAATACTGAAACACAAGAG GTTATAAGGTTTATTTCAAAGGTGACTTTACTTGCATCAGGTGGGGTTGGACATATCTATCCATCAACTACAAATCCTCTG GTAGCTACTGGAGATGGAATGGCCATAGCCCATCGGGCCCAAGCTGTGATTTCCAATATGGA ATTTGTTCAGTTCCACCCAACTGCCTTAGCTGATGAAGGCCTTCCTGTCAAACCAAGCAAGTCTCGAGAGAATGCGTTTCTCATCACTGAAGCTGTTAGGGGTGATGGAGGCATTCTGTATAATTTAAGCATGGAAAGGTTCATGCCCTCGTATGATGAGAGGGCAGAGCTTGCTCCCAGGGATGTTGTGGCAAGAAGTATAGATGACCAGCTTAAAAAGCGTAATGAGAAGTACGTGCTCCTTGATATAAGTCACAAGCCTAGGAAAAAGATTCTCTCACATTTCCCCAACATTGCTGCTGAGTGCCTACAGTATGGCCTGGACATAACCTGCCAGCCAATTCCAGTGGTTCCTGCTGCCCATTACATGTGTGGGGGTGTCCGTGCTGGGCTCCAGGGGGAGACAAACGTGCAGGGCTTGTATGTGGCAGGTGAGGTTGCATGCACAGGTTTGCATGGAGCAAATAGGCTTGCTAGCAACTCATTGCTTGAAGCACTGGTATTTGCAAGAAGAGCTGTTCGGCCCTCAATTGATCACATGAAGAGCTCTAAACATGACCTCGGTACTTCAAATTGGTGGTCTAGACCGGTTGTTCCTTTTTCACTTGGGAGTGAAGCTATggacaaaattttattaatgacaAGGAAAGTAAGGAGGGAATTGCAATCAATCATGTGGGAATGCGTGGGAATTATTCGGTCCACAACAAGGCTGCAATTTGCAGAGCAAAAGATTGGTGAGTTGGAGGCTAAATGGGAGGAATACTTGTTCCAACAAGGGTGGGAGCCAACAATGGTGGGCCTTGAGGCTTGTGAAATGAGGAACCTCTTCTGTTGTGCAAAGCTGGTGGTGAGCAGTGCCCTTGCTAGGCATGAAAGCCGTGGACTTCACTACACGATTGATTTTCCTAATCTGGAGGAAAGTAAGAGGCTGCCAACAGTGATTTTGCCTGGTTCATCAGTAAAGGGTACATGGAGTTCACGACAACTACACAAGCAGCCCCTATAG
- the LOC126714885 gene encoding L-aspartate oxidase 2-b, chloroplastic isoform X2, with product MHTERALVVMWSIKVLADPKIGVAGLRYALEVARHGSVAVITKAEPHESNTNYAQGGVSAVLCPSDSVESHMHDTIVAGAYLCDEETVRIVCTEGPDRIRELIAMGASFDHGEDGKLHLTREGGHSHHRIVHAADMTGREIERALLEAVVYDPNIHVFEHHFAIDLLTCQDGSDTVCLGVDTMNTETQEVIRFISKVTLLASGGVGHIYPSTTNPLVATGDGMAIAHRAQAVISNMEFVQFHPTALADEGLPVKPSKSRENAFLITEAVRGDGGILYNLSMERFMPSYDERAELAPRDVVARSIDDQLKKRNEKYVLLDISHKPRKKILSHFPNIAAECLQYGLDITCQPIPVVPAAHYMCGGVRAGLQGETNVQGLYVAGEVACTGLHGANRLASNSLLEALVFARRAVRPSIDHMKSSKHDLGTSNWWSRPVVPFSLGSEAMDKILLMTRKVRRELQSIMWECVGIIRSTTRLQFAEQKIGELEAKWEEYLFQQGWEPTMVGLEACEMRNLFCCAKLVVSSALARHESRGLHYTIDFPNLEESKRLPTVILPGSSVKGTWSSRQLHKQPL from the exons ATGCATACAGAAAGAGCTCTTGTG GTCATGTGGAGTATCAAAGTTCTTGCAGACCCAAAGAT TGGAGTTGCTGGCCTTCGCTATGCTCTTGAAGTTGCAAGGCATGGGTCTGTTGCTGTGATTACAAAGGCTGAGCCTCATGAGAGCAACACAAACTATGCTCAGGGTGGAGTTAGTGCTGTGCTATGCCCTTCGGACTCAGTGGAGAGTCACATGCATGACACCATTGTAGCAGGGGCTTATCTATGTGATGAGGAGACTGTCAGG ATTGTTTGTACAGAAGGACCTGACAGAATTAGAGAACTAATTGCAATGGGTGCCTCATTTGATCAtggggaggatggaaaattgcATCTAACAAGGGAGGGGGGACACTCTCATCACAGAATTGTTCATGCTGCTGATATGACCGGAAGGGAAATTGAGCGGGCTTTATTGGAGGCAGTTGTTTATGATCCAAATATTCATGTGTTTGAACACCATTTTGCAATTGATTTGCTAACTTGCCAG GATGGTTCTGACACAGTATGTCTTGGTGTTGACACAATGAATACTGAAACACAAGAG GTTATAAGGTTTATTTCAAAGGTGACTTTACTTGCATCAGGTGGGGTTGGACATATCTATCCATCAACTACAAATCCTCTG GTAGCTACTGGAGATGGAATGGCCATAGCCCATCGGGCCCAAGCTGTGATTTCCAATATGGA ATTTGTTCAGTTCCACCCAACTGCCTTAGCTGATGAAGGCCTTCCTGTCAAACCAAGCAAGTCTCGAGAGAATGCGTTTCTCATCACTGAAGCTGTTAGGGGTGATGGAGGCATTCTGTATAATTTAAGCATGGAAAGGTTCATGCCCTCGTATGATGAGAGGGCAGAGCTTGCTCCCAGGGATGTTGTGGCAAGAAGTATAGATGACCAGCTTAAAAAGCGTAATGAGAAGTACGTGCTCCTTGATATAAGTCACAAGCCTAGGAAAAAGATTCTCTCACATTTCCCCAACATTGCTGCTGAGTGCCTACAGTATGGCCTGGACATAACCTGCCAGCCAATTCCAGTGGTTCCTGCTGCCCATTACATGTGTGGGGGTGTCCGTGCTGGGCTCCAGGGGGAGACAAACGTGCAGGGCTTGTATGTGGCAGGTGAGGTTGCATGCACAGGTTTGCATGGAGCAAATAGGCTTGCTAGCAACTCATTGCTTGAAGCACTGGTATTTGCAAGAAGAGCTGTTCGGCCCTCAATTGATCACATGAAGAGCTCTAAACATGACCTCGGTACTTCAAATTGGTGGTCTAGACCGGTTGTTCCTTTTTCACTTGGGAGTGAAGCTATggacaaaattttattaatgacaAGGAAAGTAAGGAGGGAATTGCAATCAATCATGTGGGAATGCGTGGGAATTATTCGGTCCACAACAAGGCTGCAATTTGCAGAGCAAAAGATTGGTGAGTTGGAGGCTAAATGGGAGGAATACTTGTTCCAACAAGGGTGGGAGCCAACAATGGTGGGCCTTGAGGCTTGTGAAATGAGGAACCTCTTCTGTTGTGCAAAGCTGGTGGTGAGCAGTGCCCTTGCTAGGCATGAAAGCCGTGGACTTCACTACACGATTGATTTTCCTAATCTGGAGGAAAGTAAGAGGCTGCCAACAGTGATTTTGCCTGGTTCATCAGTAAAGGGTACATGGAGTTCACGACAACTACACAAGCAGCCCCTATAG